One genomic region from Bactrocera tryoni isolate S06 chromosome 3, CSIRO_BtryS06_freeze2, whole genome shotgun sequence encodes:
- the LOC120770336 gene encoding uncharacterized protein LOC120770336: MFPILVRFFSEKDGVKVKVIDLVDAYGESSEIIVNLLNSAMNKLNINKKLVAFCGDNAACNFGNVNRTGTNNVFYKLKQLYPGLIGVGCAAHIVHNTLKKACDKMPFDVEMIVVKIYSHFYLFTVRVAKLKKVCESVDVEYKKQIGYSKTRFLGLLSSVDSILRIFDGLKEYFLGDPNTPKSLLLFFEDPRAKMWLLFLRDQATIFTAKYIATNNHFDLESSDTDLFDQFTYLERFVTEEKIQSWEENGTATDQR; this comes from the exons ATGTTTCCGATATTAGTTCGCTTCTTTTCGGAAAAGGATGGCGTCAAAGTGAAAGTTATAGACTTGGTAGATGCATATGGAGAAAGTTCcgaaataattgtaaatttgctgaatagcgcTATGAACAAATTGAACATAAATAAGAAACTAGTTGCGTTTTGTGGAGATAACGCGGCGTGTAATTTTGGCAACGTTAATCGAACCGGCACAAATAATGTGTTCTACAAACTGAAGCAGCTTTATCCTGGATTGATTGGCGTTGGATGTGCAGCGCATATTGTTcataatactttaaaaaaagcTTGCGACAAAATGCCTTTTGATGTGGAGATGATTGTAGTCAAAATTTATTCACATTTCTATTTGTTCACCGTGCGTGtcgcaaaattgaaaaaagtttgtgaATCCGTGGATGTGGAATATAAAAAACAGATAGGTTACAGCAAAACTCGTTTCCTAGGCTTGTTGTCATCAGTCGACTCAATATTAAGAATTTTTGATGGTCTTAAGGAGTATTTTTTGGGAGATCCCAACACCCCAAAATCTTTGCTACTATTTTTTGAAGATCCAAGAGCCAAGATGTGGCTGCTTTTCCTTCGTGATCAA GCAACTATTTTCACCGCGAAGTACATCGCAACCAATAACCATTTTGATCTGGAATCATCCGATACTGATTTATTCGATCAGTTCACGTATTTGGAAAGATTCGTAACCGAAGAGAAAATCCAATCATGGGAAGAAAATGGTACTGCCACCGATCAACGCTGA
- the LOC120770335 gene encoding UDP-glucosyltransferase 2-like: MTGLTPGHLLLLLGLCCTLVQASYPLKILGLFPHPGISHFHFFHPIMRGLAEKGHDVTVLSHFPDKSPPARYKDLPLTRHETLTNSVDLKFFETQHFYNHFVEFLLIHEWGKDACNLTLRSDALAQVLRQRQHFDVIIMEQFNSDCMTAVAHQLKAPFIGLSSCAMLPWHYDRVGMPMVPSVMPSLSMGQSEDMTFGARLANWFTDHAMRFLYDFYTTPTIDAMVRHKFGHDMPSVGELAKETSMLFVNQHFSLSGVKPLPPSVIDLGGIHIQKAKPLDPELQKFLDNAEHGVVFISWGSMIRADTLPPAKREAIVRAVKRLKQRVIWKWENSTLANKPDNLYVSKWLPQRDILCHPNVKVFLSHGGLMGSSEATYCGVPVVVTPMYGDQFVNAAALRYRGMGVVLKYSDITENSVLRSIREVLKKEYMDNAKAVSFSYRHRPQSALETAIWWVEYVAKTEGAPLLKAHAVQVSRFVYYSLDIYLFIAAIIFTSVVSWSFVCSRWCSRRPKAAKQKSN, encoded by the exons ATGACAGGACTAACGCCCGGCcacttgttgctgttgcttggCCTTTGTTGCACACTGGTGCAAGCCAGTTACCCACTCAAAATACTAGGTTTATTTCCACACCCAGGCATTAGTCACTTCCACTTCTTCCACCCCATTATGCGAGGCTTGGCCGAGAAGGGTCATGATGTTACTGTGTTAAGCCATTTTCCCGATAAAAGCCCGCCGGCACGTTACAAAGATCTGCCGCTAACACGTCATGAAACTTTGACGAATAGTGTGGACTTGAAG TTCTTTGAAACGCAACACTTCTACAATCACTTTGTGGAATTCCTTTTGATCCACGAATGGGGGAAGGACGCCTGCAATCTCACATTGCGTTCCGATGCTTTGGCACAGGTGCTGCGACAGCGCCAACATTTCGATGTGATCATCATGGAGCAATTCAATAGCGATTGCATGACAGCGGTGGCACATCAACTCAAGGCGCCATTCATAGGGTTGAGCAG ttgTGCTATGTTGCCTTGGCATTACGATCGCGTGGGAATGCCCATGGTACCATCAGTTATGCCAAGTTTATCTATGGGACAATCCGAGGACATGACATTCGGCGCTCGTCTCGCCAACTGGTTTACCGATCACGCCATGCGTTTCCTTTACGA TTTTTACACCACGCCCACCATCGACGCCATGGTACGCCACAAGTTCGGACACGATATGCCCTCGGTTGGCGAATTGGCGAAAGAAACATCAATGTTATTCGTCAATCAGCATTTTTCTTTGAGCGGTGTCAAACCGTTGCCACCGTCCGTTATCGATCTCGGCGGCATACACATACAGAAGGCCAAGCCGCTGGATCCCGAACTGCAAAAGTTCCTCGATAATGCCGAACATGGTGTGGTCTTCATTAGTTGGGGTTCTATGATACGCGCCGACACTTTGCCGCCCGCCAAACGTGAGGCTATCGTACGCGCTGTGAAGCGACTCAAACAACGAGTGATTTGGAAGTGGGAGAACAGCACTCTAGCGAACAAGCCGGATAATCTGTATGTTAGCAAGTGGTTGCCACAACGTGATATACTCTGTCATCCGAATGTGAAGGTGTTCTTATCGCATGGCGGTCTAATGGGTAGTTCGGAGGCGACTTACTGTGGTGTACCGGTAGTGGTCACGCCCATGTATGGTGATCAGTTTGTGAATGCGGCAGCATTAAGGTATCGCGGTATGGGTGTGGTGCTGAAATATAGCGATATCACTGAGAATTCAGTGCTACGTTCAATAAGAGAGGTGTTGAAGAAAGA aTATATGGATAACGCCAAAGCGGTCTCATTCTCCTACAGACATCGTCCGCAGAGCGCACTCGAGACCGCCATATGGTGGGTGGAATATGTCGCAAAAACCGAGGGTGCGCCACTTCTTAAAGCTCACGCCGTGCAAGTATCGCGCTTCGTTTACTACTCTTTGGATATTTATCTATTCATTGCTGCCATCATATTCACATCAGTTGTGAGTTGGAGCTTTGTATGTAGTAGATGGTGCTCGCGACGTCCAAAGGCCGCTAAACAAAAGTCAAATTGA